One Bacteroidia bacterium genomic window carries:
- a CDS encoding glycosyltransferase family 4 protein produces MKILVYNDISCHVGGAETFAYKLMEGANKQGHKTRFFSFHSKPLSRKKFHNKVYYVACNQIKYPRIQGAFTRLLKEFKPDVIHCHNNYYYTSSICDAILKSGIPSVATIHDYDLISPFLHPSSSPLQELKRRQFRQIMRASFRITSPTHKLIRELSFLDKEKFSYLPLYVDLDSWNFHPETCKNPAQITFLGRLIQDKGIFILLEAFRLLLKGHPDCRLCYIGSGHQEEKLRKQIRAYGLENQVRLSGYISLGKVQEIMRNSRLHVLSSTYEELFGLVGIEAQAIGLPVLAADVGGVSEWCKEGETGYLYEAQNPRMLAEKMAYLIQHPLEGKRIAGNAYEQLKKEYSKERSIQLLLSTYQKSIEA; encoded by the coding sequence ATGAAAATTTTGGTGTACAATGATATTTCCTGCCATGTAGGTGGCGCTGAGACCTTTGCCTACAAACTGATGGAAGGAGCAAATAAACAAGGTCATAAAACGCGTTTTTTTTCTTTCCACTCCAAGCCCCTCTCCCGCAAAAAATTTCATAATAAGGTTTACTACGTCGCTTGCAACCAGATCAAATATCCCCGTATCCAGGGAGCTTTTACTCGCCTGCTTAAAGAATTCAAGCCGGACGTTATCCACTGCCACAACAATTATTATTATACCTCCAGTATTTGCGATGCTATCCTGAAAAGTGGCATCCCTTCGGTAGCAACTATCCACGATTACGACTTGATCTCCCCTTTCCTTCACCCCTCTTCCTCCCCGCTCCAGGAATTGAAAAGGAGGCAGTTTCGCCAAATCATGCGCGCCTCTTTTAGGATCACCTCTCCGACACATAAACTTATTCGGGAACTTTCCTTCCTGGATAAAGAGAAATTCTCCTACCTCCCGCTCTATGTAGATCTGGATTCCTGGAACTTCCATCCTGAAACCTGTAAAAACCCGGCTCAAATCACCTTTCTGGGAAGATTGATTCAGGATAAAGGCATATTCATTTTATTAGAAGCCTTCCGATTATTGTTGAAAGGGCATCCGGACTGCAGATTGTGCTACATAGGTTCGGGACATCAGGAGGAAAAGCTTCGAAAACAGATACGAGCGTATGGACTTGAAAACCAGGTAAGACTTAGCGGCTATATTTCTTTGGGAAAAGTTCAGGAAATCATGCGCAATTCGCGGCTTCATGTCTTAAGCTCTACTTATGAGGAGCTTTTCGGTTTGGTAGGAATAGAAGCTCAGGCTATAGGTTTACCGGTTCTTGCTGCAGATGTAGGAGGAGTTTCTGAATGGTGCAAAGAAGGAGAAACAGGCTACCTCTATGAAGCACAAAATCCCCGGATGCTGGCAGAAAAAATGGCTTACCTGATCCAGCATCCTTTAGAGGGAAAACGAATCGCAGGAAACGCTTACGAACAGCTTAAAAAAGAATATAGCAAGGAAAGAAGTATCCAACTTCTCCTCTCAACTTACCAAAAGAGCATAGAAGCCTGA
- a CDS encoding c-type cytochrome has protein sequence MKPTTQQLSWIILSALLFACKPQVPVASSEVLPPDAPEMQIEGASLQLLTKEPDIVTPTGLQIDRENRIWVIENHTHVRQEDYPGPEVDRILVFTAYIDGGEEKTITEFATDFVDGMSLSFSPEGKVLLSTRAAIISFEDVDGDRVADKRDTLISLETTERFPHNGMSGLVVSPDHKLYFQCGENFGANYLIRGTDGISLKGKEREGGSLYRCNLDGSGLERIGTAVWNCFAMSFDDYGNLFAVENDPDSRPPCRLLHIVRGGNYGFQFQHGRDGLSPLTSWFGQLPGTLPMVAGTGEAPSGLIYYNQDRLGKEAKGSLLVTAWGDNEIQYFPLEKNGSSFRSEAGSFVKGERNFYPVGLAMDDRGAVIASDWADVSYAVHGQGRIWRITNPQNEEKQVGLSNSPNKGELINLLNSPDPRLRQESADFVVQKKADELASFFSSKISPPAKLNLIWAAHNAVMSETEFLLEEALKSEDELLRAAAVRMMVDHSYQEDESFYLGLLEEDPSAYVKREAIYGLSSAEAFGKVISLFSEKDPFIHTAIMETFGKSEHIELLKKYAKNSASEIRLGALLCLRKSGAESAKEVLPAFLKDAESENRLIALKWIAEDKLGDFRQEVEEALGQEKDISSTLFDAYVVCFQYLDGNFNQKSHFMEGDEHVSRSFYKRQKFLLAAAKNRKLNYTIRSRALSGVNPDHPNLGVKSLQAFSVEGDTDFAVEAVRSLAAKVEDRNARSLIQGIAGNKQKKEEVRLEAIGGLARSAKIDEKSKKTLLNILLDKRESIAIRKEALRSIEALGDDPDAKVWIADYQKFLPNEEQRSSADFWREQGNKEGKATAGERIFFSSRYECSSCHRINGRGGIFGPDLSKVGSNADRNRIIEGILDPSDIVTPTYTGYAVRDKSGNVTVGRLDKDLDSKRSLQMILVNGERAAVAYDEIEEQKMLETSLMPANQHLRMTANEFRDLVQYLSEQK, from the coding sequence ATGAAACCTACTACTCAACAATTGAGCTGGATTATTTTGTCAGCTCTCCTCTTTGCCTGTAAACCTCAGGTACCCGTCGCTTCAAGCGAAGTACTCCCTCCTGATGCGCCGGAAATGCAGATAGAAGGTGCCTCTCTTCAGCTGCTTACAAAAGAGCCTGATATTGTGACTCCTACCGGTTTGCAGATAGATCGTGAAAATCGAATTTGGGTCATTGAAAACCATACCCATGTCCGTCAGGAAGATTATCCAGGTCCTGAAGTGGACCGGATTTTAGTTTTCACTGCTTATATCGATGGGGGAGAAGAGAAAACAATAACAGAATTCGCGACAGATTTTGTGGATGGAATGTCTCTTTCTTTCAGCCCGGAGGGAAAGGTTCTGCTTTCTACCCGTGCTGCGATCATCTCTTTTGAGGATGTGGATGGGGACAGGGTCGCAGATAAAAGAGATACCCTTATTTCTCTGGAAACTACGGAGCGTTTTCCTCATAATGGGATGTCAGGTTTGGTGGTGAGCCCGGATCATAAACTATACTTTCAATGTGGGGAGAATTTTGGGGCCAATTATTTGATACGGGGTACAGATGGAATAAGTCTGAAAGGAAAAGAACGAGAAGGAGGTAGTCTGTATAGATGTAATCTGGATGGCTCGGGATTAGAGAGAATAGGGACAGCCGTCTGGAATTGTTTTGCGATGAGTTTTGACGATTATGGGAATCTATTCGCGGTTGAAAATGATCCCGATTCTCGTCCTCCTTGCCGACTACTTCATATTGTGCGAGGAGGAAACTATGGATTTCAGTTTCAGCATGGGAGAGACGGCCTGAGTCCCCTGACCAGTTGGTTCGGTCAATTGCCGGGAACCCTGCCCATGGTAGCCGGGACGGGAGAAGCGCCAAGCGGATTGATTTACTATAATCAGGACAGATTGGGGAAAGAGGCTAAGGGCTCTCTACTTGTAACAGCCTGGGGGGATAATGAGATTCAATACTTTCCGCTGGAAAAAAACGGAAGCTCTTTTCGCTCTGAAGCAGGATCATTTGTAAAGGGAGAACGCAATTTCTATCCCGTTGGATTAGCGATGGATGACAGAGGAGCAGTAATAGCTAGCGATTGGGCGGATGTATCTTATGCAGTACATGGACAAGGCAGGATCTGGCGAATTACCAATCCACAAAACGAAGAGAAACAAGTGGGTTTATCCAATTCCCCAAACAAAGGCGAACTTATCAACTTACTCAACAGTCCCGATCCGCGCCTGAGACAGGAGTCAGCGGATTTCGTCGTCCAAAAAAAGGCAGACGAATTAGCTTCGTTTTTTTCATCCAAGATATCCCCACCTGCTAAATTGAACCTGATCTGGGCAGCTCATAATGCTGTCATGAGTGAAACCGAATTTTTGTTAGAGGAAGCGTTAAAGTCAGAAGATGAACTCCTGCGTGCAGCGGCAGTTCGAATGATGGTAGACCATAGCTATCAGGAGGATGAATCATTTTACCTCGGCTTGCTGGAGGAGGATCCTTCTGCTTATGTAAAACGAGAAGCTATTTACGGATTGAGTTCTGCTGAGGCATTTGGGAAAGTCATTTCCTTATTCTCCGAAAAAGACCCATTCATCCATACAGCCATCATGGAGACTTTTGGAAAATCAGAACACATAGAATTGCTAAAGAAGTATGCGAAGAATTCTGCTTCAGAGATCAGATTGGGCGCTCTTTTGTGTCTCCGGAAATCAGGAGCAGAATCAGCGAAAGAAGTTTTACCCGCTTTTCTCAAAGATGCTGAGTCGGAAAATCGTCTGATAGCTTTGAAATGGATAGCTGAGGACAAACTCGGAGACTTTCGACAAGAGGTAGAAGAAGCTCTGGGGCAGGAGAAAGATATAAGTTCAACTCTCTTTGATGCCTATGTTGTGTGCTTTCAGTATCTGGATGGAAACTTCAATCAGAAAAGTCATTTCATGGAAGGGGACGAGCACGTAAGTAGAAGCTTTTACAAAAGGCAGAAATTCCTCCTGGCTGCTGCCAAGAATCGCAAGCTAAATTATACCATTCGCAGCAGGGCTTTGTCCGGAGTAAATCCTGATCATCCAAATCTTGGTGTAAAATCATTGCAAGCATTTTCGGTAGAAGGAGATACAGATTTTGCGGTTGAGGCTGTTCGTTCTCTCGCAGCTAAAGTGGAAGATAGAAATGCGCGTTCCTTAATTCAGGGAATAGCAGGAAATAAACAGAAAAAGGAAGAGGTACGACTGGAGGCAATAGGAGGCCTTGCAAGATCGGCAAAAATAGATGAAAAGAGTAAAAAGACTTTGCTCAATATACTGCTTGATAAACGGGAAAGTATAGCTATCAGGAAAGAAGCCTTGCGAAGCATCGAAGCTTTGGGGGATGATCCGGATGCAAAAGTATGGATAGCGGATTATCAAAAGTTTTTACCAAATGAGGAACAACGCTCATCAGCTGACTTTTGGAGGGAGCAAGGGAATAAAGAAGGAAAAGCGACTGCCGGAGAAAGAATATTCTTTAGTAGCCGATACGAATGCAGTTCCTGTCATCGAATAAATGGGCGAGGGGGAATCTTTGGTCCGGACTTATCGAAAGTGGGTAGCAATGCTGATCGAAACCGCATCATAGAAGGTATCCTTGATCCCAGTGATATCGTTACACCGACCTATACCGGATATGCGGTTAGGGATAAAAGTGGAAACGTAACTGTGGGTAGGCTGGATAAAGATTTGGATTCCAAACGAAGCTTGCAAATGATCCTGGTCAATGGGGAACGTGCTGCGGTGGCTTATGATGAAATCGAAGAGCAAAAGATGTTGGAAACTTCTTTGATGCCGGCTAATCAACATCTACGTATGACTGCGAATGAATTTCGGGATTTGGTCCAGTATCTATCCGAGCAAAAATAA